One Mobula birostris isolate sMobBir1 chromosome 4, sMobBir1.hap1, whole genome shotgun sequence DNA window includes the following coding sequences:
- the LOC140196082 gene encoding N-acetylneuraminate-9-phosphate synthase-like, with the protein MPLEFELCPGRPIGGPHPCFIIAEIGQNHQGDIDIAKKMIRMAKECGADCAKFQKSELEYRFNKAALERPYTSQHSWGATYGDHKRHLEFSHEQYRELAKYAQEIGIFLTASGMDEMAVEFLHELNVPFLKVASLDTNNFPYLEKAAKKGRPMVISSGMQSMEIMRKVYKIMKATSTKFCFLQCTSAYPLEAEDVNLRVITEYQKEFPDIPIGYSGHETGIVISIAAVAMGAKVVERHVTLDKTWKGNDHQASLEPDELRELVRSIRTVEKALGSPLKQFLPCEAVCHSKLGKSVVAKVNIPAGTVLTIDMMTVKVAVPKGVEPSNIFNLVGKKVTANIGADESITEDVIGKHSS; encoded by the exons ATGCCGCTGGAGTTCGAATTATGCCCGGGGCGCCCCATCGGCGGTCCCCACCCCTGCTTCATCATTGCCGAGATCGGTCAGAACCACCAGGGCGACATAGACATTGCCAAGAAGATGATCCGCATGGCCAAG GAATGTGGGGCGGATTGTGCTAAGTTCCAAAAGAGTGAGTTGGAGTACAGATTTAACAAGGCAGCTTTGGAGAGACCTTACACATCCCAACACTCCTGGGGTGCCACGTATGGTGATCATAAACGCCACCTGGAGTTCAGTCATGAACAATACAGGGAGCTGGCAAAGTATGCACAAGAGATTGGTATCTTTCTCACAGCGTCGGGCATGGATGAG ATGGCAGTAGAATTTCTTCATGAACTGAATGTGCCTTTCTTAAAAGTTGCCTCATTGGACACCAATAATTTTCCATATTTGGAGAAAGCTGCTAAGAAAG GGCGTCCAATGGTCATCTCCAGTGGGATGCAAAGCATGGAAATAATGAGGAAAGTTTACAAAATCATGAAGGCCACCAGCACCAAGTTCTGCTTCCTTCAGTGCACCAGTGCATATCCACTAGAAGCTGAAGATGTTAACCTGCGTGTTATCACA GAATACCAAAAGGAGTTTCCAGACATTCCTATTGGATACTCTGGGCACGAGACTGGAATAGTTATAAGCATAGCAGCAGTTGCTATGGGAGCCAAAGTTGTGGAGCGTCATGTGACCCTGGACAAAACCTGGAAGGGTAATGACCACCAGGCTTCCCTGGAGCCAGATGAGTTGCGAGAACTGGTCCGCTCGATCCGCACTGTGGAGAAGGCGTTGGGCTCTCCCCTCAAACAGTTTTTGCCCTGTGAGGCAGTCTGCCATAGCAAG CTGGGGAAGTCGGTTGTAGCCAAGGTGAATATTCCAGCAGGAACAGTCCTGACCATAGACATGATGACTGTAAAGGTTGCAGTCCCCAAAGGTGTTGAACCAAGCAACATCTTTAACCTGGTGGGAAAGAAAGTCACAGCAAACATAGGTGCAGATGAATCAATCACTGAGGACGTGATCGGAAAGCACAGTTCTTAA